TGCAAATAAGCTAGGATCTTTTAATATTCGAGAATTTAATATAATTAAAAGGAGTAGTAGCAATAAAATAATTTATGTAAAAGGTCCTTTTTATGGAATGGAACGAAGCTTTATATATTTTAAGTAAACTATAAATTAAAATGAGATACTTATTATTAGTGATTGGAACTTGCCTTTCTGACGCTTTTATGGCAATAGTATACCTTATCAAAATGGTAGGGTTAATTTCATTTTAAGTACCTTTGCTCTTCTTAAATTATCATTATTCTTATGAAGCTACAACTTTCTATACCACTATCTTTATTCGCTGCCGCTATAGTCTTAATTACCTCTTGCCAAGGCGAAAAAAAGTTACCTATATTGGGTCCCAGAACAGTAGAGACTGTTAAAAAGCCAGATGGATCTACCGGTATAGATACGGTATACAAAACCATACCTCACTTTAGCTTTCTGAATCAGGATAGTGTTTATATCACCAACGATAAGTTTAAGGATAAGATTTACATTGCTGATTTCTTTTTTACTTCATGCTCTACAATATGTCCTGTTATGCACCGTAACATGAAGGAAATCTTTGAAAAATATAAAGACAACCCCAATGTAATGTACCTTTCGCATACCATCGACTTTAAATATGATACCCCTTCTGTATTGAAGAAATATGCTCAAAAATTGGGTGTAGACAATGGTAAATGGCAATTTGTATATGGCAGTAAAGACAGTGTTTATAAGATTGCTGAAAAAGATTACCTTGTAGCCGTTATTGAAGATAGTACCGCTAAAGAGGGCTATATACATCAAGGTTGGTTGGTACTAATAGATAAGCAAAAACGCATTCGTGGGGCTTATGATGGCACCGATACGAAGCAGGTTGCTCAGTTAATGAAAGACATCCCGGTTTTATTGGCAGAAGATAAAAAATAAGCTATGCGTAGGTTCCTGATTGGTGCTTTATTTCTATTAGCGTTGGCTACCATCATCTATTCTTGTCAGGATGCAGGGCAGCTAAAACAAGATGTCTACTATGTTAATGGCAGGGATCTATACATTAAGCATTGCCAAAATTGCCATGGAACGAAAGGTGAAGGCCTAGCTAGCCTCACACCACCACTTACCGATACTGTTTTCTTAAAATCGAACAAACATAGACTCGCTTGTTTTATTAAAAACGGCATAAAAGACACCATCACTGTGAATGGGCAAATATATGATGGCACCATGCCGGCATTTCCCGAATTATACGATATCGATATTGCACAACTGCTGGTTTACATCAGTAATTCTTTTGGCAATAAACAGGGGATGTATACGCCGGAGGAAGTATCTATGATACTGAAAAGCTGTAAGTGAAAAATTTGTGTATGCTAATTATTACACAGCAAAATCATTTTTTTTCTCTATCATTGGCTTACACACTAATGAAACATTTACGTCATGAAAAAACTATTTCTATTAGCCATAGCTGCGGCTTTTGGCACCTTCAGCTACGCGCAAAAGCCTTACACTAACCCGAATTTTAAACAACTAAGCAGCCAGCACAAACTGATCGCAATCTTACCTGCTGATGTAAAAATTACCTATAAGGCCCAGCCTAGATATTTTGACTATGAGGCTAACAGAGATAAAGAGATCGAATTGGCTTATAAAGTACAATCGGCACTATATACCTTTTTGCTGGAGCGTGGAATTAAAAGCGTCACTAGCTTTCAGGACCTTGAGAAAACTAATGTCCTATTAAAAAGAGCAGGAATGATGGATATAATACTCCCCAAATATTGGACAGCTGATTAAATTCATAAATTTAACAGTTGAAAATGAAAAAAGAGCGTAGAAAATTCAGTTCTGTTTTCAAGACCAAAGTGGTGCTTGAAGCAATTAAGGAAAGTAGTACCATGCAAGAACTTGCGTCCAAATACAGTCTCCATCCCACACAGATCACCGCGTGGAAGCGTGAATTTCTTGAGAAAGCCGATACGGTGTTTGGTTCAGAGAAACCAGATGAAAAGGAAGAATCTAAAGAGAAGGAACTGTACTCCAAGATTGGCGAACTTC
This is a stretch of genomic DNA from Candidatus Pedobacter colombiensis. It encodes these proteins:
- a CDS encoding SCO family protein, producing the protein MKLQLSIPLSLFAAAIVLITSCQGEKKLPILGPRTVETVKKPDGSTGIDTVYKTIPHFSFLNQDSVYITNDKFKDKIYIADFFFTSCSTICPVMHRNMKEIFEKYKDNPNVMYLSHTIDFKYDTPSVLKKYAQKLGVDNGKWQFVYGSKDSVYKIAEKDYLVAVIEDSTAKEGYIHQGWLVLIDKQKRIRGAYDGTDTKQVAQLMKDIPVLLAEDKK
- a CDS encoding cytochrome c; its protein translation is MRRFLIGALFLLALATIIYSCQDAGQLKQDVYYVNGRDLYIKHCQNCHGTKGEGLASLTPPLTDTVFLKSNKHRLACFIKNGIKDTITVNGQIYDGTMPAFPELYDIDIAQLLVYISNSFGNKQGMYTPEEVSMILKSCK
- a CDS encoding transposase; its protein translation is MKKERRKFSSVFKTKVVLEAIKESSTMQELASKYSLHPTQITAWKREFLEKADTVFGSEKPDEKEESKEKELYSKIGELQIQVDFLKKVLGK